A genomic region of Actinomycetota bacterium contains the following coding sequences:
- the rdgB gene encoding RdgB/HAM1 family non-canonical purine NTP pyrophosphatase, producing MIVLLASSNPGKVREICAICEGSELEVVTSPHYIGEVETGSTYLENARLKAASLVRLAQMPVLAEDAGLEVDGLDGRPGPRSARFAGPGATDDGNNLKLARLVAPLPEDARTARYRAVAVLLLPTGQWWSGEATFEGRIVTEPRGDSGFGYDPYFVPGGMDRTAAELSTEEKNAISHRAGALRALLHSVQGSR from the coding sequence ATGATCGTCCTGCTCGCGTCCTCCAACCCCGGGAAGGTCAGGGAGATCTGCGCCATATGTGAGGGCTCGGAGCTCGAGGTGGTCACCTCCCCCCACTACATCGGCGAGGTCGAGACCGGGAGCACCTACCTCGAGAACGCGCGGTTGAAGGCCGCTTCGCTCGTCCGTCTAGCCCAGATGCCCGTCCTCGCCGAGGACGCCGGACTCGAGGTGGACGGCCTGGATGGCCGCCCGGGCCCCCGTTCGGCTCGCTTCGCCGGACCGGGCGCGACCGACGACGGGAACAACCTGAAGCTGGCCCGGCTCGTGGCTCCGCTCCCAGAGGATGCCAGGACCGCCCGCTACCGGGCGGTCGCGGTGCTGCTACTCCCGACCGGTCAGTGGTGGTCGGGGGAGGCGACCTTCGAGGGGCGGATCGTCACGGAGCCCCGGGGGGACTCGGGGTTCGGATACGACCCGTACTTCGTGCCGGGGGGGATGGATCGCACGGCCGCTGAGCTCTCGACCGAGGAGAAGAACGCCATCTCCCACCGGGCCGGTGCGCTGCGCGCCTTGCTCCACTCCGTTCAGGGGAGCCGGTAG